From a region of the Anoplopoma fimbria isolate UVic2021 breed Golden Eagle Sablefish chromosome 16, Afim_UVic_2022, whole genome shotgun sequence genome:
- the LOC129104777 gene encoding sterol 26-hydroxylase, mitochondrial, with product MAAWLSRSMMLRNGSWLLRGPNLVARVCFRGLGGPSSAPEALSAFQDKPRTVEDLPQVSFFELLYRMVFQGFHNRLHELQIYEKQRYGPIYRDGLGSVAVNTPKLLEDVLRNDEKFPTRGDMTVWKEYRDMRGFGYGPFTEEGEKWYNLRVMLNKRMLHPKDSAQYDAVINDVVTDFIKRINFLRQSSPTGDLVTNVANELYYVSLEGIASILFETRLGCLEKEIPAGTQDFINAIAQMFSNNMAAFLIPKWSRSLLPYWGRYIAGWEGIFSFAKELIDKKMEVIQQRVDNNHDVEGEYLTYLLSNTQMSTKDVYGSIAELLLAGMDTTSNTLTWTFHLLSKYPQTQDRLYEEVSTLVPADRSPSAAEVTRMQYLRAVVKEALRMYPVVPMNARIIAEKNVAIGGYQFSKKTAFTLCHYAISHDEDTFPEPFTFKPERWLRDGRERPKPFSSIPFGYGVRGCVGRRIAELEMYLVLFRVIRQFEIKPDPNMGELKCINRTVLVPDQPISLHFVDRGCGHTA from the exons ATGGCTGCATGGCTGTCCCGGAGTATGATGCTAAGGAATGGAAGCTGGCTGCTGCGAGGCCCAAACCTCGTTGCCCGGGTCTGTTTCAGGGGGTTGGGAGGCCCTTCTTCTGCCCCCGAGGCCCTGTCTGCCTTCCAGGACAAGCCTCGGACCGTGGAGGACCTCCCACAAGTCAGCTTCTTTGAGCTACTTTACAGGATGGTGTTTCAGGGTTTCCACAACCGGTTGCATGAGCTACAG ATCTATGAGAAGCAGCGATATGGGCCCATATACAGAGACGGACTCGGATCAGTTGCCGTGAACACTCCAAAGCTGCTGGAGGACGTCTTGAGGAACGACGAGAAGTTCCCTACCCGAGGAGACATGACAGTGTGGAAAGAGTATCGGGATATGAGAGGATTCGGCTATGGGCCTTTCACAGA GGAGGGGGAGAAGTGGTACAACCTGAGGGTGATGCTGAATAAGCGCATGCTGCATCCAAAAGACTCTGCACAGTATGATGCTGTTATCAATGACGTGGTTACGGACTTCATTAAAAGGATCAACTTCCTGCGTCAGAGCAGCCCGACGGGAGATTTGGTGACAAATGTGGCCAATGAGCTCTATTACGTCTCACTAGAGG GTATTGCCTCCATACTGTTTGAGACAAGGCTTGGGTGTCTGGAGAAGGAAATCCCTGCAGGTACACAAGACTTCATTAACGCCATAGCCCAGATGTTCTCCAACAACATGGCTGCGTTTTTGATACCCAAGTGGAGCCGCAGTCTGCTACCTTACTGGGGGCGCTACATTGCAGGCTGGGAGGGTATCTTCAGCTTTG CTAAAGAGTTGATTGACAAGAAGATGGAGGTCATTCAGCAGCGTGTGGACAACAACCATGATGTGGAGGGCGAATACCTAACATACCTCCTCTCAAACACTCAGATGAGCACTAAAGATGTGTATGGCAGCATCGCTGAGCTTCTATTAGCTGGAATGGACACG ACCTCCAACACCCTCACGTGGACTTTTCACCTGCTGTCCAAGTACCCTCAAACCCAGGACAGACTTTACGAAGAAGTGTCCACACTGGTGCCAGCGGACCGGAGCCCCTCCGCTGCTGAGGTCACCCGGATGCAGTATTTAAGGGCTGTTGTCAAGGAGGCCCTGAG GATGTACCCTGTTGTTCCTATGAATGCAAGGATCATTGCAGAAAAGAATGTTGCCATTGGTGGATATCAATTCTCAAAGAAA ACCGCTTTCACGCTTTGTCACTATGCCATCAGTCATGATGAGGACACATTCCCAGAGCCGTTTACATTTAAACCAGAGAGATGGCTCCGTGATGGCCGTGAGAGGCCAAAACCCTTTTCCTCCATCCCTTTTGGATATGGAGTGAGAGGCTGTGTCGGTCGCCGGATTGCTGAGCTTGAGATGTATCTGGTTCTGTTTCGG GTAATCAGGCAGTTTGAGATCAAACCAGACCCCAACATGGGAGAGTTGAAATGCATCAACCGCACTGTTCTGGTACCAGACCAACCAATAAGCCTACACTTTGTGGACCGAGGATGTGGACACACAGCATGA
- the LOC129104546 gene encoding mitochondrial chaperone BCS1, producing MPLSDFLDSLKDNPYFGAGFGLVGIGTALAVARKGAQVGMIFFRRNYMITLEVPSRDKSYHWLLSWITKHSKHTQHLSVETSYLAHESGRVHTQFDFHPSPGNHIIWYGRKWIRVERTREKQMVDLHTGTPWESVTFTALGRDRQIFFNILQEARELALKQEEGRTVMYTAMGGDWRPFGFPRRRRPLSSVVLEGGLAERIVDDVKEFIGNPKWYTDRGIPYRRGYLLYGPPGCGKSSFITALAGELGYSICLMSLSDQSLSDDRLNHLLSVAPQQSIILLEDVDAAFISRELLPTENPLAYQGMGRLTFSGLLNALDGVASSEARIVFMTTNFIDRLDPALIRPGRVDLKQYIGHCTHWQLTQMFRRFYPDEPSSEGERFAKHVLAVHPEISAAQVQGHFLLHKMDPAGSIDNVEQIN from the exons ATGCCCCTGTCAGACTTTCTGGACAGCCTGAAGGACAACCCGTACTTTGGGGCTGGCTTTGGACTGGTTGGGATTGGGACAGCGTTGGCAGTGGCCAGGAAAGGTGCCCAGGTGGGAATGATCTTCTTCCGCAGGAACTACATGATCACTCTGGAGGTCCCCAGCAGGGACAAGAGCTACCACTGGCTGCTGAGCTGGATCACCAAGCACAGCAAGCACACTCAGCACCTGAGCGTGGAGACCTCCTACCTGGCACATGAGAGCGGGCGGGTTCACACACAGTTTGACTTCCACCCGAGCCCTGGGAACCACATCATCTG GTATGGGAGGAAGTGGATCCGAGTGGAGAGGACCAGAGAGAAGCAGATGGTGGATCTGCACACTGGAACCCCGTGGGAGTCCGTAACCTTCACTGCTTtaggcagagacagacaaatTTTCTTTAATATCCTACAAGAAG CAAGAGAACTTGCCCTGAAGCAGGAAGAGGGAAGGACAGTGATGTACACAGCCATGGGCGGGGACTGGAGGCCCTTTGGGTTTCCACGGCGACGCAGACCCCTCAGCTCTGTGGTCCTGGAGGGAGGCTTGGCCGAAAGGATCGTAGACGATGTGAAGGAATTCATTGGGAACCCCAAGTGGTACACAGACAGAG GCATACCCTACAGAAGAGGATATCTGCTGTATGGCCCCCCAGGTTGTGGAAAAAGCAGTTTTAT TACGGCTCTGGCAGGCGAGCTGGGCTACAGCATCTGTCTGATGAGTCTGAGTGACCAAAGCCTTTCAGATGACCGTCTGAACCACCTCCTGAGCGTGGCACCGCAGCAAAGCATCATACTGTTGGAGGATGTAGATGCAGCCTTTATCAGCCGAGAGCTGCTTCCCACGGAGA ACCCTCTGGCCTACCAGGGAATGGGGAGACTGACCTTTAGTGGCCTGCTTAATGCTCTGGATGGAGTGGCTTCATCTGAGGCCAGAATAGTTTTTATGACCACCAACTTCATTGACAG GTTAGACCCAGCGCTGATCCGACCCGGCCGTGTTGACCTGAAGCAGTACATCGGCCATTGCACACACTGGCAGCTTACACAGATGTTCCGGCGGTTCTACCCAGACGAGCCTTCCTCTGAAGGAGAGCGGTTTGCGAAGCATGTTTTGGCCGTCCACCCTGAGATCAGCGCCGCCCAGGTGCAAGGACactttctgctgcacaaaatgGACCCTGCAGGATCTATAGACAATGTTGagcaaattaattaa